The nucleotide sequence CGTGATCACAATGACCAAGACAAGAATGCGTAATGCCGTTGAAGCGGCAGCGCTGGCTGCGGCTCAGCAGATTACGGATGCCGTACAGACAACGGCTGACGGTATTGGAGGCAGCGACAATGTCAGCGGCGATGTGCAGGATGCGAATTCCATTGCCATCGACACTGCCAGGGCTGTTGCTGAGAAAGTCGCACGGTTAAACGGGGTCTACATTGATCCTGAAACCGATGTCGAGTTCGGTAAACGTTACCAGGACAGCGGCGGAACCTTTCATATGGTCTGGGGCGAAAATGCCAAGCCTTATAATGTGGTGAAAGTCACGGCCCGTAAAGATAATGCTACCGAGGGACAGCCGGATTCTCGCCTGCAGTTGTTCTTTGCCGGCTTTATGAGTGAGAAAACTGCCGCGGTAACGACTTCCGCAATCGCGTTTATTGAAGCCCGCGACATTGTGCTTGTTCTCGATTATTCAGGTTCAATGAGCTACGACAGTGAATTTGATGCGATGTCTTCCTATCGTCTGGGAAAATCGGCGGTGGAAGCCAACCTGGATGATATCTGGGAGACACTGGTTGACTCCGGCGCAACTTATTCTGATAGCGGTAAACTGAAGTTTCCCGCAACGGGCTATGGTAGAATAAATTCGGAAGTCGGGACTTATATCAGTTCCACTAACGACGATTATATTTACAGGGCTCTGGATCTGGATGAAGAAGATTCCAGTGGTAATTTAAAATACCCCTTTCCACAGGAAGGTAAAAATTATTATGGTAATCTGAACGGAGAGCCTTCTGGCAACACAAATAAGAATCTGTGGAAAAACTATATCAAATGGGTTCGGTCGGACGGCACTGTCAATAATTATGGTTACCGCAAAAAATATGGGTACCGCACTTTGATGGGATACCTGATTGAACAACGCAAGTTGAACAGCCAGTCTGAAGATCTGTGGCGGGCTCCCATTTATCCATTCAATGCGATGAAAGAAGGGGTGACGTTGTTTACCGAATTCCTCAGCGGTCTGGAGTTCGGCGATCATATTGGTCTGGTCACTTATGATGATACATCACGTATTCAATCTGTTTTAAATGAACAGGGGATTTCCGAGTCTGTTGATCTGGGAGATGAACTCATCACGAATCGATACTCTGATATCGATTCCATCCAGAGACACAAGCAGGCTTCTCACTATGCTCCTTACACTGGTATGGGTTATGGGATTAAAGATGCAAGAGAATTATTGCAGTCCCATGGCCGTGCTGGTGCGCGACCTACGATTCTGGTGATGACCGACGGTAATGCAAACCGTTCGCCTTCAGGCTGGTCACTGCCAGGTAGCTGGGACTGGGATGATGTGACCGATTTCGATGACGATGGTCAGTCTGACTATTCAACGAATGATCGGCACAAACAGTATGCATTCTGGCAAGCTGTGGAAGCAGCAAAGCTGGGGTATACGGTTCACACCATGACCGTAGGTGAAGGGGCAGATCGCAGCTTGATGCAGGCCATGGCCAAAGCGTGCAATGGGATCTGTATTGATGCTCCCGGTGGTGCAACGATCGAAGACATGAAGTCACAGTTACTGACTGCCTTCGGCAAGATTGCCGCCAATGTGCCTCCAGCGAAATTACTGGCGGATCCGGAAAGCGATTATTAAGTGAACGAATTTGTTATGATTCGTGCCTGCTTGGGTTGATTTTCTACCTGAGTGAGAGGGGTGACTGGGAACGGTCACCCCTTTTTTTATTGTAAGCGGTAGTTCATAAATAACCTTATGAAAGGTCCTCAGCGGCAGACCCTGAGTGGGAAATCTTTTAAATTTTTTTGAAAAACGGGAAATTCTCATCGACGAGGAATTAGGATGTATTCATAATACTAGATATCAAAGCAGTCGAATATTAAGTTTCTGATTGAGGATCAATCGGAGTTAAACTTATCCTTCCACTACTCTCACCCTGGTTGATTTTCGCTCTGAAATAATGAGCCCTCTCAAAATCAATAAGGGGCAATGAGAAGAAACTGTCTTCTCATCACCAGAGTTATTTTAACTTAGGTTTGCCACAAGGGGGTTGAGGTTCATGTCCTGCGACAAGATCCGTACCATTGCAACTTTCACAGTTGTGCTCTGCGCCAGTTCTGTTTCCGGCCTGTTTACTGCGAAAACTGTGGCCGCTGAAAAACAAGTCAGCTTTTATCAGCAGGTCCGACCAATACTTCAGGCGCAGTGTGCCGGTTGCCACCATCCAAGAAATCCCGAAGGGGAATATGTCGTTACCGAGTTCTCCCATTTTCTTAAAGGGGGAGAAAGTCAAACCAGAGCGATTGTGCCCGGAAAACCGGATGAAAGTTACCTGGTTCAACTGATTACCCCCCATGGCAATGAAGCAGAAATGCCGAAAGCAAAAACGCCTCTATCTCAGGATCAGATTAATCTGGTCCGATTATGGATCCAGCAGGGGGCCCGCAATGACTCACCGGCAAAGGTGGAGTATCGTTTTAATCAGGAACACCCGCCGACCTATTCTTCTCCCCCGGTCATCACCTCGCTGGCTTATTCGCCTGACGGAAAAATACTGGCAGTCGCCGGGTTCCATGAAGTGATCCTGCATGCTGCCGACGGAGATCAGATTCTGGCCCGTTTGATTGGAAAGTCACAACGCATTGAATCGGTGCAGTTTTCCCCGGATGGAAAATCTCTGGCCGTCACAGGCGGGACTCCCGCGGAACGGGGAGAGGTTCAGATCTGGGATCTGGCGACCAAAACGCTCAAGAAGTCGATTCCGGTCACCTACGATACCCTGTATGGTGCCAGCTGGTCTCCCGATGGAAAACTGCTGGCATTTGGCTGCAGTGACAATACGGTCCGCGTCATTGAGGTGGAAACAGGAAAAGAAGTCCTGTACCAGAATGCCCATTACGACTGGGTACTGGATACTGTTTTTTCCACGGATGGCAGCCATCTGATATCAGTCAGCCGCGATCGCACGACTAAACTGACCGAGCTGAAAACCCAGCGGTTTATCGATAATATTACTTCAATTACACCCAAAGCCCTGACCGGAGGACTGGCTGCCATCGATCGGCATCCTACACAGGATACTGTGCTGGTCGGCGGTGCGGATGGTGTGCCAAAACTGTATCACGTTTTCCGGCAGTCGAAGCGGGTCATCGGAGATGATGCAAACCTGGTGCGCCAGTTCCCTGCTCTGAAAGGACGGATCTTCGGTGTCGATATTCATCCGGACGGTAAGCAACTGGTCGCTGTCAGCAGCCTGAACCATACTGGCGAACTGAAAGTCTTTGATTTTGAGATCGCATCCAAGTTTCCGGAAGATCTGGTCAAAATTCTTTCTGAGCGTGTGGCATCACGTTCGGCAGAAGATAAGAAACGGGTTGAGGAAAATCGCAATAAAGGGGTCAAAGTCGTCAGTGAAGTGAAAGTGCCGGAATCGGGCCTGTATACCGTCTGCTACCATCCAGCTGGTGAAGTTATCGCGACCGCCGGCCAGGATGGTCAGGTGCGTCTGTATGAAGCAAAAACAGGAAAGTTGAAGAAATCCTTTGTACCTGTTCCGTTACAGCAGGCCGGGACTCTTGTCGCTGCCAAGCCGACAAACAGCAGTAAAGTTCCACAAAACGAGTTAAACAAACTCGTTGTTGTCGATTTAAACGAGAAAAAACTTCCCGAAGAATCATTCAGCAATTCTGATCCACTGGTGAAACTGGAAGTACAACCTGCTGAAGCCACGATTGCCCAGAAATATGACACGATTCAGTTCCTGGTGACAGGGTATACCAAATCCGGTGCTAAGACGGATTTGACGCGACTGGTGCAGAAGTCACTCAAGGAGAAAGACACGATTTATGTCTCACCCCGCGGGCTGGTACGGGCATTAAAACCCGGTACTGCGGAAGTTCAGTTCAGTCTACACGGTCAGCAGGCAACAGCCAAAATCAGGGTGGCGGATTTTCCTGCCAGCTACAGTCCTGATTACTGGCGGGACGTGGCGCCGGCTTTTACAAAAATGGGTTGTAATTCCGGATTGTGTCACGGTGCCAATAAGGGGAAAGATGGATTTAAGCTCTCTTTGCGAGGCACCGATGATCTGTTTGACCTGCGTGCTTTCACAGACGATCTTAAATCGCGGCGCGTGAATCTGGCGGCTCCGGAGCAGAGTCTGATTCTGCTGAAAGCGATTGCGGAAGTTCCTCACAAGGGAGGCCAGGTGGCACTGGCCGGTAATGCCCATTACGAGATTGTTTCGTCATGGATTAAAGAGGGCACCCCGCTCCAGCGAGATGCGGCCCGTGTTGCCAGCATCAAAGTCGTGCCCGAAAATCCGGTTGTGCCTCGCGCAGGACTGCTGCAGCAGTTCCGGGTTCTGGCAACTTATGATAATGGTGAGATTCGCGATGTGACTTCCGATGCTTTTATTGACTGCAGTAACATTGAAATTGCCAAAATGCATCATGGCGGAATAGCAGAAGCACTTCGCCGCGGGGAAGCCCCCCTGCTCGCCCGTTATCAGGGTAAGTATGCGGCTACGACTGTCACCGTCATGGGAGATCGCTCTGAATTCGCCTGGAAACAACAGCCTGTCTACAACTATATCGACGAGCTGGTTGACCAGAAACTCAAAAAAACAAAGACCCTGCCTTCTGAGTTGTGTTCTGATGCTGAGTTTATCCGCCGGATTTATATCGATCTGACAGGATTACCGCCCACAATTGATGATGTCAAAGCGTTTCTCGCCGACAAACGCGAGTCGCGTACGAAACGCAATGAGTTGATTGACCGCTTACTGGCAAGTCAGGAATATGTGGAACACTGGACCAATAAATGGGCTGACCTGCTGCAGGTCAATCGCAAGTACCTGGGGACAGAAGGTTCTCAACTGTTCCACGACTGGATCCGCAAATCCGTCGCTGAGAATGTGCCTTACGACAAGTTTGTCTACAACATTCTGTCCGCTTCGGGATCTAATAAAGAAGTACCGGCTGCTTCGTATTTCAAAATCCATCGTACGCCTGAAGATACGATGGAAAATACGACACACCTGTTTCTCTCAATTCGTTTCAACTGCAATAAGTGCCACGATCATCCCTTTGAACGCTGGACTCAGGATCAATATTACGAAACGTCCGCTTTCTTCGCTCAGTATGATTTGAAGAATGCCCCGGAAAGTAAAGGACGCACGATTGGCGGAACCGCTGTCGAAGGCCGTAAGCCGCTGTTTGAGGTTGTGTATGATAAAAACGAAGGAGAAATGATCCACGAACGAACCGGAGCGAAAACACCGCCGGAATTCCCCTACCCTGCCAAATTCAAAATGGGTGAGAAGAAAAAAGAAGAACTGACCCGGCGTGAAAAACTGGCCCGCTGGATCACCTCCCGTGACAATCAGTACTTTGCCAAAGCTTATGCGAACCGCATCTGGGGTTATCTGACGGGGACCGGTCTGATCGAACCGATTGATGATATCCGGGCGGGTAATCCGCCTTCGAATCCGGAATTACTGGATCGATTAACGGCTGATTTTCTTGAACATGATTTTGATATCAGGCATATGATGCGCGTGGTCTGTCAGTCGCGTACTTATCAGTTATCCATCGAATCCAACGAGTGGAATGAAGATGACAGCATTAACTATTCGCATGCAAAAGCGCGGCGTCTGCCGGCAGAAGTCTTGTATGATGCCTTGTGCCGTGTCACGGGTTCACAGTCCAATATCCCTGGAGTTCCGGCCGGTACCCGTGCAGCTGAACTGCCCGACGTCGGCTTTGAATTGAAAAGTGACTTCCTGGCAAAGTTCGGGCGTGCACAACGCGAAAGTCCTTGTGAGTGTGAGCGGTCTTCCAGCGTGGAACTGGGACCGGTTATGGCGTTGATCAGTGGGCCCACCGTGGGAAATGCCATTAGTGATCCCAATAACGCTTTGAACAAACTGGTGCAGACTGAAAAAGATGATTCGTCTCTGATTAACTCTATCTTCTTACGTGTATTGAACCGCCCTGCTTCTCCCGAGGAGACACAGGCAGGTGTCAAGCTCATTCAACAGCAGATTCAGAGCGAACATGAGACATTGAAAAAGCGTCTGGCGGCCTATGAAAAAGGATTGAAGCCGGAAGTGATTCAGCAGGAAGATCAGCGCGTACAGAATATTCAGTCAGCACAACAGAAGCTGTCTGAGTTTGAGAAAGCGATTGCGCCACGCGAAGCCTTCCTCAATAAGGAACAACAGGCACGCACAGCGAAGCTGCAGAAAGCATTGTCCGCCTACCAGAGTTCGATTCAGGACAAGATCGCTGCCTGGGAAAAACAGGAAGCAAAAGGGACCCACTGGACTCCCATCAAGCCTGTAACCGCGAAAGCGACGAATGAAGCAACTCTGGAACCACAGAAAGATCTGTCCCTGCTGGCGAAGGGGAAAAATGGTAAAGGTGATTATGAAATCGTCACAGAAACCAGTCTGAAAAATCTTTCGGCAGTCCGGCTGGAAGTATTGATCGATGATTCGTTTCCCAGGAAAGGTCCCGGTCGTTCGACAGATGGGAACTTTGTATTGACTGAATTCGAAGTCTACGCGGCTCCGAAATCAAAACCGGATCAGAAAACAAAGCTCAAGTTGTTGAACGCTCAGGCTGATTTCAGTCAGAATGGGTACTCAATTGCGACGGCCATTGATGGCAAGCTTGCTCCGCAGGGAAATGGCTGGGCAGTCTCACCACAGATTGGAAAACCACATGTCGCCAGTTTCGATATCCAGTCGCCGGTCCCCGCTGATGATCAGGGAATGATTTTGACATTTGTCATGAAGCAGGAGTTCAACAGCAATACGCATTCGATTGGCCGTTTCCGTCTGTCTATCACGGACGGCATCGGACCAACCACCCTCGATAAACATCCCCAGGATATTCAGAATATTCTGGCGAAGGCGGTCGATAAACGAAATGCTGCCGAGAAAAAGAAACTGCAGGAATATTACAGCAAAGCCGACAGTCAGTTGCAGTCGATGTTAAAAGCAGTTGCCGAGAGTAAACAGCCACGCGCGACCGACCCGGTTCTGGTGCAATACCGTAAGCATCTGCAGGAAATGCAGGAACTCAAACCGGTTGACCGGACACTCACACGACTGCGAAGTGATGTGCAGTTAAGTGCCGAACAGCTCAAACATCACCGTCTGATTGCGGCTCAGGACCTGACCTGGGCTTTGATTAACAGTCCGGCGTTTCTGTTTAATCATTAAGAACGATTCAAAAAATTGTTTTCAACATAGAATACAAAACTGAAACTGCTCTCAAATCCAAATGAGGAGATATTGAAATGCTGATCATTCCCGGTCAACCAGGCAAGGAAGTATGTGAGTCTCGAAATCAAATTTCACGACGTGATTTGTTGCGGGTAGGTGGTTCCGGCATGATGGGTATGGGACTGGGGTCCATGCTGCAACTGCAGGAAGCGGCGGCCAACAGTAATGAAGGTGGTGGCGGCCCCGGCTGGGCCAAAGCCAAAAGTGTCATTCTGATCTTTCTGCAAGGGGGCCCCAGCCACATTGATTTGTGGGATCCTAAAGAAAATGTACCCGATAACGTACGCAGTGTATTCAAGCCGATCTCCACCAAAATGCCCGGTGTGCAGTTTACCGAGCTGCTTCCCAATCTGGCTCAGAATAATGACAAGTTCACGATGATCCGTTCGATGAGCTACACACCCAAAGGACTCTTCAATCACACCGCTGCCATCTATCAGATGTTGACCGGTTACACGACCGACAAGGTCAGCCCTTCCGGCCAGCTGGAACCGCCCAGTCCCAAGGACTTCCCGAACTTTGGTTCCAACGTGATCCGTCTGCAGCCACCACAGGTTTCCATGTTACCTTTCGTGATGCTGCCTCGTCCTCTGCAGGAAAGTAATGTGGTCGGCAAAGCGGGTACCGCAGGCTTCCTGGGACGTGCCTATGATCCTTACTATCTGTATCCACCCGGAGACGATATGGATATGAATAAGATGGACAAGATCAGTGTCGACGACCTGAAACTGCGTCCCGATGTTTATACATCCCGTCTGCAGCGTCGCGCCAGTCTGCGTGACACAATCAACAAAGGCATGCCTCAACTCAACAAAGCGGTTGAGGACTACAAGCTCGATAAATATTACAGTCGTGCCCTGGATCTGGTGATTTCCGGGCGTGCCCGTGATGCGTTTGCTTTGGATCAGGAATCGGATGCTGTCCGTGATCAATATGGTCGCAATACGTTTGGCCAGAGTTTGTTGCTGGCAAGACGTCTGGTGGAAGCGGGAACGCGTGTCGTTGAAGTGGTCTGGCCGAAAGTTGCCAATTCCAATAACCATTCCTGGGACGTCCATTCCGGTCTGACCAATCGTTTGAAAAATCAGTCGGCTCCCATGTTCGATCAGGGACTGGCCAGTCTGATCTCCGATTTGTACGACCGTGGTACACTGGATGAGACTCTGGTCGTGGCGGTTGGTGAATTCGGACGCAGTCCGCAACGCGGCGTCAGTACTTCCGGAAACTCAAACAGTGATGACGGACGCGATCACTGGCCTTACTGTTATACTTCCCTGCTTGCAGGTGCCGGGATTAAACGGGGCTACGTGCATGGTGAATCGGACAAAACCGGTTCGAGCCCGCGAAAAGATCCCGTCCATCCCCGCGAACTGCTGGCAACGATTTATCATTCGTTCGGAATTAATCCGGAAACGATTGTGTATAACCATCTGAATCAGCCCCGCGAACTGGTGAAAGCCCAGGCCGTCACCAAACTCATGGGATAACCGTATCCGTAATTTCAATTTTATCCAGGCCCGCCTGTCAACTGCGACAGGCGGGCCTGTTTTGTTTGTGGTGAGACAAAAGAAAGAGTACGATACGCGGCGGACTCTGCCGTCTGTCAGCAGAATTGTGAAATGTCATCAGCTTTGAAACGAGATTCATGCCTGAACCGCTTAAAGACCGCTACGATGAAGCCTATCTCAATCGACTGATTGAGGAACTTGCCCGCTATTCGCCGCGCTTTCCTCGCAAGCGTATGCTGCAGTTTGTGTTTGACGCGGAATGGGAGCAGCGTGAACTGAAACAGCGTATGCGGCATATTACGCATGCGTTGCATGAGTTTCTGCCGAATGATTATGGGACTGCACTCACCGTTTTAGAGCGGGCTGCCCCCTCTTTTGGTGGTTTTGAAGCAATGTTCTTCCCTGACTTTGTTGAAGTCTACGGCCTGAAGGACTGGGATCGCTCTATGGCAGCACTGGAACATTTTACGAAGTTCTCCAGCAGCGAATTTGCCGTCCGTCCGTTTATTGTGCAAGATCAGCAACGCATGATCCGCCAGTTGAAGCTCTGGGCTGCATCGTCGGATCAGCATGTTCGCAGGCTGGCTTCCGAGGGGAGTCGCCCCCGTTTGCCGTGGGCAATGGCTTTACCGGCCTTTAAACAGAATCCTGCCCCCCTGCTGCCAATTCTGAAACGGTTGAAATCCGATTCCAGTGAATATGTCAGGCGGAGCGTCGCCAATCATCTGAATGACATCTCCAAAGATCATCCTCAAATCGTTTTGTCTCTGGCTGAACAGTGGCTCAAAGGAAAACCGGAAACACGCTGGATTGTAAAGCACGGCTGTCGGACATTATTAAAACAGGGAGATCCGCAGACGCTGGCTCTGTTCGGTTATCGCCGGCCGGATAACCTCAAAATCAGAAAGTTTGAACTCCAGCCGTCTGTCATCAGCATGGGAGAAGAGGTGAGGTTTGAATTTGAACTGGTTTCACATAAAACGGAACTGGGGCAAATCCGCATGGAATATGCCGTTGAATTTGTGAGACAGAAAGGCGCGACAACCCGTAAAGTATTTAAGATTTCGGAAGGCGTTTACCCTGAGCATTCCAGAGTCTATCGATCAAAACATTCCTTCAAACCCATTTCCACACGCAGGTATTATCCCGGCATCCATCGTCTGGCGATTATTGTCAACGGTCAGCAGCTGGAACAGGTAGAATTTGAACTGCAGGATGCCTGAGAGGCAGCTGTTTTTCCTCAGCAAATAAATGAAGGGGGAAATTCAAAAAACGGAAAGTTATTAAAAAAGCAAAAAGCGACAAAATAGTCCTTGAAATTCTGATCACCATGTGGTGTACAATGATGACATGGTTTATTTCTTGCAGAAATGTGCGAGGGAAGATCAGAAAAAACGAGGGATTATTTAAAAACCGGGAACTCCTGTCACCCCACAACCATCCTGGTTATGTTCTTATAGATCGCGCCAACACAATTGATATTCTACGAAGGAACAGGCCATTCGTCGGCTAAGGATGGATTATGTTATCTATGGGTGCGCACTTGAAACACTTCAATCTGAAATCAGTCTGGAAGCAATGCCTGCTTTGGGGGGGAGCTGTTTGGCTTTTCTGTCCCATTGCACTGGCAGAAGCACAGGTCTTTGTTGTGAATGGTGCTGCCGTCGTTCAGGATGCCGTGGCGGCGGACGTTACCTCTCCCCATAAAATGCCGGGGTTCAGCATTTCGGTGGATGAGAAAAAATTGAATCTGCTGGAAGACTACGAACGTTATATCCGGCATCGGATGTGGGAAAAGGCGCTGACGTCGCTCAAGGAACTCTCTGAGACAAAATCTACCTCGCGCCTGCTGCCGACCAGTGATGGATTTCTGATCGATGCGGAAGACAGAGTCTTTCAGGCGCTGACTGCCTTGCCTCCCGAAGGACGCGAGGCGTTTCGACTGTTCTTTGACGGCAAAGCCCGCAAACAGTTTGAAGATCTCAATGCGTCAGGCAGGCTGGTGACTCCCCAGGCGGCAGCGGAAGCCCGAAAAATATATTCCCAGTATTTTTTAACTTCCATCGGTGATGATGTCGCTGACCTGCTGGGTAATGATGCGTTCGAGCAGGGGCAGTTCCATCAGGCGGCACGCTATTGGCGTGCTGTGCTGGAACACCATCCTGATTCCAATCTTTCCGAAATGGATCTGAATGTCAAATACGCGCTCGCCCTGATACGTAACGGGCAGATGGAACAGGCGGCTGCGACGATTCAACTCATCTCTCAACAGTATTCCGATCAGAAAGTGACATTAGGAGGCGACGCGGTCGATCCTGTGATGTATCTCAAGTCGTTGATGCCTGCTGACTCTGAAAAAAGTGACAATCACTCTGTTGCGACGACTGCGCTTTCGAATCGGATTTCTCAGCCACTTCAGATGTCAGACAAACAGATAGCACCTCGCTGGCAGGTCACTTATCTGGACCAGGCGGCAAAACAGGCAATCGTCAATTCCCAGTCTGACTATTATGGACGCAGTAAATCGTATCAGACATTCGTGCCCCCGATGGCCGTGGATGACAAACGGGCCTATTTTAATTTTTACGGGATCTGTTTCGGCGTCGATCTGCAGACCGGCAAGCTGGTCTGGCGGAACGCGAAGTTCAAAGACCTCGGCACCAACTTCAATAATTACAGCTTTCATCAGTCATCCAATCTGAACCAGTACCATATTACTGTCGACGGCAACTATGTACTGACAACCTTGATTCCCCAGAAAGAGATGAACCGGTATCGTGCCTGTTATCGATTGATTGCCTATCATCGGGATTCCGGAAAACAGCTCTGGCAGAGCAGTCAGACCAATGAGAGCTTTATTTCAAAACCGCTCGTCGCTGGCGAGCAGATTTATGTGATTTCACATCAGCAGAATAATAAACTACTGACACTGAACTGCCTGCAGTTGAAAACCGGGAAGAAACAGTGGTCGATTCCCCTGGGAAGTGTGGTTGCTGGAAACACCTCGAACGGCATGCCTGTCATGCCGGTTCCGATTTTGCGGAAGACCGGGGGCAGCCTGCTGATTCTGACGAATAACGGTGCCCTGTTTGAGATCGATCTTTCGACCAAAGCCATCAACTGGGCATTCCGGTACCCTTACAAAGTCGATCAGACCAATACCAATTATTACTATGCGGCGATTGATGAGGATGTTCTGTTGCATTCCGAAGGACAGATGCTGCGGGATCAGAATCTGGTTTATTTCAAAGAAGCAGGCATGGATAAAGTCTTTGCTCTGGATCTGGCAGCAAAAAAAATGCTCTGGGAACGCCCGATCAAAACATCGGCACAACTGGTGGGTATCGATCAGAAGAATATCTATCTCCTGTCACGGGAACTGGAAGCCATTGACCGCAAATCGCATGAACTG is from Gimesia maris and encodes:
- a CDS encoding outer membrane protein assembly factor BamB family protein; translated protein: MLSMGAHLKHFNLKSVWKQCLLWGGAVWLFCPIALAEAQVFVVNGAAVVQDAVAADVTSPHKMPGFSISVDEKKLNLLEDYERYIRHRMWEKALTSLKELSETKSTSRLLPTSDGFLIDAEDRVFQALTALPPEGREAFRLFFDGKARKQFEDLNASGRLVTPQAAAEARKIYSQYFLTSIGDDVADLLGNDAFEQGQFHQAARYWRAVLEHHPDSNLSEMDLNVKYALALIRNGQMEQAAATIQLISQQYSDQKVTLGGDAVDPVMYLKSLMPADSEKSDNHSVATTALSNRISQPLQMSDKQIAPRWQVTYLDQAAKQAIVNSQSDYYGRSKSYQTFVPPMAVDDKRAYFNFYGICFGVDLQTGKLVWRNAKFKDLGTNFNNYSFHQSSNLNQYHITVDGNYVLTTLIPQKEMNRYRACYRLIAYHRDSGKQLWQSSQTNESFISKPLVAGEQIYVISHQQNNKLLTLNCLQLKTGKKQWSIPLGSVVAGNTSNGMPVMPVPILRKTGGSLLILTNNGALFEIDLSTKAINWAFRYPYKVDQTNTNYYYAAIDEDVLLHSEGQMLRDQNLVYFKEAGMDKVFALDLAAKKMLWERPIKTSAQLVGIDQKNIYLLSRELEAIDRKSHELNWAVKLPVAAGGMSALLDPEQLWVFTSRGIFEISKTNGDILGIYRGHDLSSLGGSIDFRQGLIMCVSNQAVTAYPVTIPGSSDQKSKP